Proteins encoded by one window of Molothrus aeneus isolate 106 chromosome 16, BPBGC_Maene_1.0, whole genome shotgun sequence:
- the BRI3 gene encoding membrane protein BRI3, translating to MDSKPLLQERPPAYSPAAPGAPGYDYGHGNYGAIPAPQPGFQPPPPYSYPGAAAAPGYAVPPPTSQPSYSSTYTIIQQPATTTSVVVVGGCPACRVGVLEDTFTCLGVLCAIVFFPIGILFCLALRQRRCPNCGAAFG from the exons ATGGACAGCAAACCGCTGCTGCAGGAGCGGCCCCCCGCCTACAGCCCCGCCGCGCCGGGCGCGCCGGGCTACGACTACGGGCACGGCAACTACGGAGCCATCCCCGCCCCGCAGCCCGGCTTCCAGCCGCCCCCGCCGTACTCCTACCCGGGCGCCGCGGCCGCCCCAG GGTATGCTGTTCCTCCACCGACATCACAGCCAAGCTATTCGAGCACGTACACCATCATCCAACAGCCTGCCACCACCACTTCTGTAGTAGTAGTTGGTGGCTGTCCTGCCTGCAG GGTTGGCGTGTTGGAGGACACCTTCACCTGTCTTGGTGTTTTGTGTGCCATTGTATTCTTTCCAATTGGGATTCTGTTCTGCCTTGCACTGAGGCAGAGAAGATGCCCCAACTGTGGGGCAGCTTTTGGCTGA